A window from Sinorhizobium fredii encodes these proteins:
- a CDS encoding energy-coupling factor transporter transmembrane component T family protein, with protein MLTSLYVEGQSWFHRVPVRLKLAALIVLSVALFATNAPLLLLPAFLLCGALYLSLGMSARQAFSRVGFVLFTILVLAGINLFLVPLPQVVALILRLTTLVLFAAAVTATTTIGAFMDEITILLKPLERVGLLRAADVSLALGLVLRFVPDIFARYQAISEAHRARGLPIRPMTIIGPLIILTLKDADTIAAAIDARGFRRQ; from the coding sequence ATGCTGACGAGCCTCTATGTGGAAGGACAGAGCTGGTTCCACCGGGTGCCGGTGCGCCTGAAGCTCGCCGCTCTCATCGTCCTGAGCGTGGCGCTTTTTGCGACGAACGCGCCGCTCCTGCTGCTGCCGGCCTTTCTCCTCTGCGGTGCGCTCTATCTTTCCCTCGGCATGTCGGCGCGCCAGGCCTTTTCGCGGGTCGGCTTCGTCCTGTTCACCATCCTCGTGCTGGCGGGGATCAACCTCTTCCTCGTTCCACTCCCCCAGGTGGTCGCACTCATATTGCGGCTGACGACCCTCGTGCTCTTCGCCGCCGCGGTCACGGCGACGACGACAATCGGCGCCTTCATGGATGAGATCACCATCCTCCTGAAGCCGCTGGAGCGCGTCGGGCTCCTGCGGGCGGCCGATGTCAGCCTGGCGCTTGGCCTCGTGCTACGCTTCGTCCCGGATATCTTCGCCAGATATCAGGCAATCAGCGAGGCGCACCGTGCACGAGGACTGCCGATCCGGCCGATGACGATCATCGGCCCGCTGATCATCCTGACGCTGAAAGATGCGGATACGATCGCGGCGGCCATTGACGCGCGCGGATTCCGCCGCCAATAA
- a CDS encoding RidA family protein: MTQREAIFPADRHALYEEHGYSAAIRSGDLVFVSGQVGSRPDGTPEPDFRRQVQLAFENLKATLSAAGCTMDDIVDVTTFHTDPENQFGTIMEVKQQVFSKPPYPNWTALGVTWLAGFDFEIKVIARIPANT; the protein is encoded by the coding sequence ATGACCCAGCGCGAAGCAATCTTTCCTGCAGACAGGCACGCACTCTATGAGGAGCACGGCTATTCCGCCGCCATTCGATCCGGCGATCTCGTGTTCGTTTCCGGGCAGGTCGGCAGCCGTCCTGATGGAACTCCCGAACCCGACTTCAGGCGCCAGGTCCAACTGGCATTCGAAAATCTCAAGGCAACACTGAGCGCAGCGGGTTGCACGATGGATGATATCGTCGACGTGACGACCTTCCACACCGATCCCGAAAACCAGTTCGGAACCATCATGGAGGTCAAGCAACAGGTTTTCAGCAAGCCGCCGTACCCAAATTGGACTGCGCTCGGGGTGACCTGGCTCGCAGGCTTCGACTTCGAGATAAAGGTCATCGCCCGTATTCCCGCAAATACCTGA
- a CDS encoding TetR/AcrR family transcriptional regulator, with amino-acid sequence MAKRRSETMEENRVKLIGAARKAFAEKGYSAASMDDLTAEAGLTRGALYHNFGDKRGLLAAVVEQIDSEMASRAQEIGAREGNDWLRLLAEGAAYIEMALDPEVQRIVLLDGPAVLGDPSQWPSQNSCLQVTKRAVELLIARGIVKPLDAEASARLLSGAALNAALWVAASDNPPDVLPKAVEAFRSLAAGLLLQPSSAADGCAHRLENASRS; translated from the coding sequence ATGGCGAAACGACGCAGCGAAACGATGGAGGAGAACCGGGTCAAGTTGATCGGGGCTGCAAGAAAGGCCTTCGCGGAAAAGGGATATTCCGCGGCATCGATGGACGATTTGACCGCCGAGGCAGGTTTGACGCGCGGTGCGCTCTACCACAACTTCGGGGACAAGCGAGGGCTGCTTGCGGCGGTTGTCGAGCAAATCGACTCGGAGATGGCGTCGCGCGCGCAGGAGATCGGCGCACGCGAGGGCAACGATTGGCTGAGACTATTGGCCGAGGGCGCGGCCTATATAGAGATGGCGCTTGATCCAGAAGTGCAACGCATTGTTCTTCTCGATGGACCCGCGGTGTTGGGTGATCCCTCGCAATGGCCCAGCCAGAACAGTTGCCTGCAAGTAACGAAAAGAGCTGTGGAACTCCTCATTGCGCGGGGCATCGTCAAGCCGCTTGACGCGGAAGCATCAGCCCGGCTTCTCAGTGGTGCCGCGCTCAATGCTGCTCTCTGGGTCGCGGCAAGCGACAACCCACCGGATGTGCTGCCGAAAGCCGTGGAGGCTTTCCGTTCCCTTGCGGCGGGGCTGCTTTTGCAGCCCTCGAGCGCTGCCGATGGCTGTGCGCATCGCCTGGAAAACGCGTCCCGATCTTAG
- a CDS encoding biotin transporter BioY, which yields MNTRDLVLIALFAAIVVVLGLIPPITLGFIPVPITAQSMGVMLAGCIIGAKRGALSFLLFILLVAIGLPVLSGGRGGLAVFAGPSGGFILGWAVAAYVTGLIAERFVHPGNSEARQFVGFFLASLIGGIVVLYAIGVPWLSAVTGTPLMTAATGSLVFIPGDLLKVAIATLAARAVYAGYPLLPARA from the coding sequence ATGAACACCAGAGACCTCGTCCTCATCGCGCTCTTCGCCGCAATCGTCGTCGTGCTCGGCCTCATCCCGCCGATCACGCTCGGCTTCATCCCCGTTCCGATTACGGCGCAATCGATGGGCGTCATGCTCGCCGGCTGCATCATCGGCGCCAAGCGCGGCGCGCTTTCCTTCCTGCTGTTCATCCTGCTGGTCGCGATCGGCCTCCCGGTGCTGTCGGGCGGTCGCGGCGGACTTGCCGTCTTCGCCGGCCCCTCGGGCGGTTTCATTCTTGGGTGGGCGGTTGCCGCTTATGTCACCGGTCTCATTGCCGAACGCTTCGTGCATCCGGGAAATTCGGAAGCGCGTCAGTTCGTCGGATTCTTCCTCGCCTCCTTGATCGGCGGCATCGTCGTCCTCTATGCGATCGGCGTTCCGTGGCTCTCGGCAGTCACCGGCACGCCGCTGATGACCGCCGCGACCGGTTCGCTGGTGTTCATTCCGGGCGATCTCCTCAAGGTGGCGATCGCCACGCTCGCGGCCCGCGCCGTCTACGCCGGCTATCCGCTGCTGCCGGCCCGCGCCTGA
- a CDS encoding GNAT family N-acetyltransferase: MAGQSGDALEVRRFLAADEQGVIDVILPIQREEFGIPITAEDQPDLRAIPAFYQSGDGDFWVAAVGERIVGTIALKDIGGAEAALRKMFVASDFRGREYGTATRLLDTLLAHAERRQLTAIYLGTTEKFLAAHRFYERNGFVEIARQDLPASFPVMGVDTIFYVRRF; this comes from the coding sequence ATGGCGGGTCAGTCGGGAGATGCTCTGGAAGTCCGGCGTTTTTTGGCGGCAGACGAGCAGGGCGTCATCGACGTCATCCTACCGATCCAGCGCGAGGAATTCGGCATTCCCATCACCGCCGAAGATCAGCCCGATCTTCGGGCAATTCCCGCATTCTACCAGAGCGGCGACGGAGACTTCTGGGTTGCAGCCGTCGGCGAGCGGATCGTCGGCACGATTGCGCTCAAGGATATCGGAGGCGCCGAGGCGGCCCTGCGCAAGATGTTCGTCGCGTCCGACTTTCGCGGGCGCGAATACGGCACCGCCACTCGCCTGCTCGATACCCTCCTCGCCCATGCCGAACGGCGGCAGTTAACGGCGATCTATCTCGGCACGACCGAGAAGTTCCTCGCCGCCCATCGGTTCTACGAAAGGAACGGCTTTGTCGAAATCGCCAGGCAAGATCTGCCGGCGAGCTTTCCGGTGATGGGCGTCGATACGATATTCTACGTTCGCCGATTTTGA
- a CDS encoding winged helix-turn-helix domain-containing protein yields MTIRLSNRDARRIFLFKQRLSAAPHRALGKDGLLRLIRDIGFVQVDSIGTVERAHHQILFSRNQTYRREHLSELLEEDGELFEHWTHDASIIPSAFFVYWKHRFKWESETLSERWRKWRGDGFDAGCDETYERIASGGAVMARELKEDHHESGGWWNWHPSKTALEVLWRQGRLAIARRVNFQKVYDLTERVIPAHHYDGDVSHPEFVDWACRSALERLGFATHGEIAAFWDLVSPEEAKAWVAEHRGELDEIVIEPANGGKPRLSYAFAGFPDILADVPDPPARIRVLSPFDPLLRDRNRTERLFGFFYRIEVFVPEAKREYGYYVFPLLEGDRLIGRIDMKADRKRGSLDVKRLWLEQGVKPASGRIDKLMAELDRIARFTGVAEVNLLEGWNADLS; encoded by the coding sequence ATGACGATTCGCCTCTCCAACCGCGATGCCCGGCGCATCTTCCTTTTCAAGCAGCGCCTCTCTGCCGCGCCGCATCGCGCGCTCGGCAAGGACGGTCTCCTGCGGCTGATCCGCGATATCGGCTTCGTGCAGGTTGATAGCATCGGCACCGTCGAGCGCGCCCATCATCAGATCCTGTTTTCACGCAACCAGACCTATCGCCGCGAGCATCTGAGCGAATTGCTGGAAGAGGATGGCGAGCTCTTTGAGCACTGGACTCATGATGCTTCGATCATTCCGAGCGCCTTCTTTGTCTATTGGAAGCATCGCTTCAAATGGGAGAGCGAAACGCTCAGCGAGCGTTGGCGCAAATGGCGCGGCGACGGCTTCGATGCGGGTTGCGACGAAACCTATGAGCGGATCGCCAGCGGCGGCGCCGTCATGGCGCGCGAGCTGAAGGAGGATCATCACGAATCGGGCGGCTGGTGGAACTGGCACCCGTCGAAGACAGCGCTCGAGGTGCTCTGGCGCCAGGGCCGGCTGGCGATCGCCCGCCGCGTCAATTTCCAGAAGGTCTATGATCTCACCGAGCGGGTGATCCCGGCGCATCACTACGACGGCGATGTGAGCCATCCGGAGTTCGTCGACTGGGCCTGCCGCAGCGCCCTCGAACGCCTCGGTTTTGCCACGCACGGGGAGATTGCCGCCTTTTGGGATCTCGTCTCGCCCGAGGAAGCGAAGGCCTGGGTCGCCGAACATCGCGGCGAGCTTGACGAAATCGTCATCGAGCCTGCCAATGGCGGCAAGCCACGGCTGTCCTATGCCTTTGCCGGCTTTCCGGACATTCTCGCCGATGTGCCCGATCCGCCGGCGCGCATTCGCGTGTTGAGCCCCTTCGACCCCTTGCTGCGCGACCGGAACCGCACCGAGCGACTTTTCGGTTTCTTCTACCGCATCGAAGTCTTCGTTCCCGAGGCGAAGCGCGAATATGGCTATTATGTCTTTCCGCTTCTCGAAGGCGATCGGCTGATCGGCCGGATCGACATGAAGGCCGACCGCAAGCGCGGCAGCCTCGACGTCAAGCGCCTGTGGCTCGAACAAGGCGTCAAGCCGGCGTCGGGCCGCATTGACAAGCTGATGGCCGAACTCGACCGGATCGCCCGTTTCACTGGCGTGGCAGAGGTCAATCTGCTGGAAGGCTGGAACGCCGATCTCTCCTGA
- a CDS encoding DnaJ C-terminal domain-containing protein, with the protein MRDPYAILGVRRGAGQDEIKAAWRSVAKAIHPDHNQDDPLATERFAEAGRAYELLRDPARRSRYDHARREAELRRMEAMKEKMRGPEQVEEPVGAESAEEAVSRIFGVDPQPASGNRPRASAQRPAEKVAPAAEAKPEPPVETTQEPVRTDTAVRRLAAPGTELVAAIVRRIRDRITKTAEKVPDLAVELPVSIDEVINRARVSLELPDGETVKLAVPPGAVDGQVVRLKEQGYRVAGMTRGDVVVTLRIRQDGAFRTQGLDLVTTLPVDLQDAVLGCEAAIETPSGAVTVTVPAWSGSDRVIRIAGRGLKGADGESGDLLVELRLVLHEKPDDKVTDLMRAQRDGLYL; encoded by the coding sequence ATGCGTGATCCCTATGCAATCCTCGGCGTGCGTCGCGGCGCTGGACAGGACGAAATCAAGGCCGCCTGGCGGTCGGTCGCGAAAGCGATCCATCCGGATCACAACCAGGACGATCCGCTGGCGACCGAACGCTTTGCCGAAGCCGGCCGGGCTTACGAACTGCTGCGGGACCCGGCGCGCAGGAGCCGCTACGACCACGCGCGGCGGGAGGCGGAACTGCGTCGCATGGAAGCGATGAAGGAGAAGATGCGCGGTCCGGAGCAGGTCGAGGAACCGGTCGGCGCGGAGAGCGCCGAGGAGGCGGTATCGCGCATTTTCGGCGTCGATCCACAACCGGCATCCGGCAACAGGCCGAGGGCCTCGGCGCAGCGCCCCGCCGAGAAGGTCGCTCCCGCCGCCGAGGCAAAGCCGGAGCCGCCCGTCGAAACGACACAGGAGCCGGTAAGGACGGATACAGCGGTCCGGCGGCTTGCGGCGCCCGGGACGGAACTGGTTGCGGCGATCGTCCGGCGCATCCGCGACCGCATCACGAAGACGGCCGAGAAAGTGCCGGATCTGGCTGTCGAATTGCCGGTCAGCATCGACGAGGTGATCAACCGGGCGCGTGTCTCCCTGGAGCTTCCCGACGGCGAAACGGTGAAGCTGGCAGTTCCGCCTGGCGCGGTCGACGGCCAGGTGGTTCGCCTGAAGGAGCAGGGCTACCGGGTCGCCGGCATGACCCGTGGCGACGTCGTCGTGACCCTGCGCATCCGTCAGGACGGCGCCTTCCGCACCCAGGGCCTCGATCTCGTGACCACCCTGCCGGTCGACCTCCAGGATGCGGTCCTCGGCTGCGAGGCCGCAATCGAAACGCCGAGCGGAGCCGTGACCGTCACGGTTCCGGCATGGTCGGGATCCGACCGCGTCATCCGGATAGCCGGTAGGGGTTTGAAGGGAGCCGACGGCGAAAGCGGCGACCTCCTTGTCGAGTTGCGGCTGGTGCTGCATGAAAAGCCCGACGACAAGGTCACCGACCTGATGCGGGCGCAGCGCGACGGCCTCTATTTGTAA
- a CDS encoding polysaccharide deacetylase family protein, producing the protein MRQLVAKIVRNHLRRAAIAGGLEAAHLLARAGLMGEARGRGAVFTLHHVRPREHRNFDPNAHLEITPAFLEKTIVTLKRGGYRFVALEDLPACLASTGDRPFACFTLDDGYRNNLEWALPVFERHAVPFTVFVTAGYVDRSHTLWWETLAELLSPSREFRFDFGDGAVPLSSGTLVQKQAAFDRIAAFIHRTDEASAVAALNRAALAQGIDPLAITERLTLDESGLRALVASPLASLGAHTVSHRALARLDDEEARREIATSAARVEAITGRPPLTVAYPYGYGPTVSKRDHRLAADLGFTVGVTTEPGTLFAGVNLHAMPRISLNGHFQSERYVAALASGILFRLLHES; encoded by the coding sequence ATGAGACAGTTGGTCGCGAAGATCGTCCGCAACCATTTGCGGCGGGCCGCAATTGCCGGCGGGCTCGAGGCCGCACATCTCCTTGCGCGCGCCGGTCTGATGGGCGAGGCCCGCGGCCGCGGTGCCGTCTTTACCTTGCATCATGTCCGCCCCAGGGAACATCGAAACTTTGATCCCAACGCGCATCTGGAAATCACCCCGGCGTTCCTCGAAAAGACGATCGTGACATTGAAGCGCGGCGGTTACCGTTTCGTCGCTCTCGAAGATCTGCCGGCATGTCTCGCCTCGACCGGCGATCGGCCCTTCGCTTGCTTCACGCTCGACGACGGCTACCGCAACAATCTCGAATGGGCGCTGCCCGTATTCGAACGGCACGCCGTTCCCTTCACCGTCTTCGTCACGGCAGGCTATGTCGATCGCAGCCACACGCTGTGGTGGGAAACGCTCGCCGAGCTGCTGTCGCCCAGCCGCGAGTTCCGCTTCGACTTCGGCGATGGTGCGGTGCCGCTCTCGAGCGGCACGCTTGTGCAGAAGCAAGCGGCTTTCGATCGCATCGCCGCCTTTATCCATAGAACCGACGAGGCGAGCGCCGTGGCGGCGCTGAACCGAGCTGCGCTGGCGCAGGGCATCGATCCCCTCGCCATCACCGAGCGACTGACGCTCGACGAGAGCGGTCTTCGCGCCTTGGTCGCAAGCCCGCTCGCCAGCCTCGGCGCGCATACGGTCAGCCATCGCGCGCTGGCGCGGCTCGATGACGAGGAGGCCCGCCGGGAAATCGCCACATCCGCCGCACGGGTCGAGGCGATCACCGGCAGGCCGCCGCTGACCGTCGCCTATCCCTATGGCTACGGGCCGACGGTTTCGAAGCGGGATCACCGGCTGGCCGCGGATCTAGGCTTCACCGTTGGCGTGACGACCGAACCGGGCACGCTCTTTGCCGGCGTCAATCTTCATGCAATGCCGCGGATCTCGCTGAACGGTCACTTCCAGAGCGAACGCTATGTCGCTGCGCTCGCCTCCGGCATTCTGTTCCGGCTGCTGCATGAGTCCTGA
- a CDS encoding RT0821/Lpp0805 family surface protein, translating to MQDIAKWIDGKKGFSIALLRSAALCLTVLALPGCMGGGLDLFGSSSVDRSVATGTVPVAKTSDGLSDAVAVRNAVSSADITASSNAIPWANASSGSAGVISSIEEDRASGVLCRRFTTTRHSFEGIAKFDGRTCQLDNGEWYLTSFGPQG from the coding sequence GTGCAAGACATAGCAAAGTGGATCGATGGCAAGAAGGGTTTTTCCATTGCGCTGCTGCGCAGTGCGGCTTTGTGCCTGACCGTCTTGGCGCTTCCGGGCTGCATGGGCGGTGGTCTTGATCTCTTCGGAAGTTCGAGCGTCGATCGTTCGGTCGCGACCGGGACCGTGCCGGTCGCCAAGACGTCCGACGGTCTCTCGGACGCGGTCGCCGTGCGCAATGCGGTTTCCTCGGCCGATATTACTGCGAGCAGCAACGCCATTCCCTGGGCGAATGCCTCGTCGGGCAGCGCCGGGGTCATCAGCAGCATCGAGGAAGACCGCGCCTCCGGCGTGCTCTGCCGCCGCTTCACCACCACGCGCCACTCCTTCGAAGGCATTGCCAAGTTCGATGGGCGGACCTGCCAGCTCGACAATGGCGAGTGGTATCTGACGAGCTTCGGCCCGCAGGGCTGA
- the tldD gene encoding metalloprotease TldD — MDTNLISLFDADEAAVRKVLSETLAGADDGELFLEHAQAEVLSFDNGRLKGGSFNTDQGFGLRAVAGEAVGYAHAGELSLAALKRAADAVGQVTRGYSGSYAAAPQRTNKKLYGDENPIGEPSFETKVSLLQDIDAYLRAKDPKVRQVTATVAASWQVVDILRSDGHRVHDVRPMTRINISVVVGEGERQESGSFGIGGRRGFGDFITEENWKKGADEALRQALVNLEAIDAPAGTMDVVLASGWPGVMLHEAVGHGLEGDFNRKKTSAFAGLLGEQVAAKGVTVVDDGTIEARRGSISIDDEGTPSGYNVLIEDGKLVGYMQDRQNARLMGMKPTGNGRRQGYAHVPMPRMTNTYMLAGDRTPAEIIASVKKGIYAVSFGGGQVDITSGKFVFGCTEAYLIENGKVGAPVKGAMLIGNGPDAMKRVTMVGNDTKLDTGIGNCGKAGQWVPVGVGQPHLRMDQITVGGTQA, encoded by the coding sequence ATGGACACCAACCTCATAAGCCTCTTCGATGCGGACGAGGCGGCGGTCCGCAAGGTTCTCTCCGAGACGCTTGCCGGCGCCGACGACGGCGAACTCTTCCTCGAGCATGCGCAGGCGGAGGTGCTCTCCTTCGACAATGGCCGCCTGAAGGGTGGCAGCTTCAACACCGACCAGGGTTTCGGCCTGCGCGCCGTCGCCGGCGAAGCGGTCGGTTACGCCCATGCCGGGGAATTGTCGCTTGCCGCGTTGAAAAGGGCCGCGGACGCGGTCGGGCAGGTGACCCGCGGCTATTCCGGCTCCTACGCCGCTGCCCCGCAGCGCACCAACAAGAAGCTCTATGGCGATGAAAATCCGATCGGCGAACCGAGTTTCGAGACGAAGGTGAGCCTGCTCCAGGACATCGACGCCTATCTGCGAGCCAAGGACCCCAAGGTCAGGCAGGTGACGGCGACGGTCGCCGCAAGCTGGCAAGTGGTGGACATCTTGAGGTCGGACGGGCATCGTGTTCACGACGTGCGGCCGATGACCCGCATCAACATCTCGGTCGTGGTCGGCGAGGGCGAAAGGCAGGAATCCGGTAGCTTCGGCATCGGCGGCAGGCGCGGCTTCGGCGACTTCATCACCGAAGAGAACTGGAAAAAGGGTGCCGACGAGGCGTTGCGGCAGGCGCTCGTCAACCTCGAGGCAATCGATGCGCCGGCAGGAACTATGGACGTGGTGCTCGCTTCCGGCTGGCCGGGCGTGATGCTGCACGAAGCGGTCGGCCACGGCCTGGAAGGCGATTTCAACCGGAAGAAGACCTCCGCCTTCGCCGGGCTGCTCGGCGAGCAGGTGGCGGCCAAGGGCGTCACCGTCGTCGATGACGGCACGATCGAGGCGCGGCGCGGCTCGATCTCGATCGACGACGAGGGCACGCCCTCCGGCTACAACGTGCTGATCGAGGACGGCAAGCTGGTCGGCTACATGCAGGACCGGCAGAATGCCCGGCTGATGGGCATGAAACCGACCGGCAACGGCCGCCGCCAGGGCTACGCCCATGTGCCGATGCCGCGCATGACCAACACCTATATGCTTGCCGGCGATCGCACGCCCGCTGAAATCATCGCCTCGGTGAAGAAGGGTATCTATGCCGTTTCCTTCGGCGGCGGCCAGGTGGACATCACCTCGGGCAAGTTCGTGTTCGGCTGCACCGAGGCCTATTTGATCGAGAACGGCAAGGTCGGCGCGCCGGTCAAGGGCGCCATGCTGATCGGTAATGGACCGGATGCGATGAAGCGGGTAACAATGGTCGGCAACGACACGAAGCTCGACACCGGTATCGGCAACTGCGGCAAGGCGGGCCAATGGGTGCCCGTCGGCGTCGGCCAGCCGCATCTCAGGATGGATCAGATCACCGTCGGCGGCACTCAGGCATAG
- a CDS encoding D-alanyl-D-alanine carboxypeptidase family protein, which produces MKNLQFALAAIVAFVAATGSAFAGSASLVIDARSGRVLSAENADELNYPASLTKMMTLYMTFEALHRGEIGWQTPVPMSKEAARKPPTKLGLKPGDAITVEQAVYGMIVHSANDAAAAMAEKLGGSEAAFAQMMTAKARRLGMTRTVFVNASGLPASQQVTTARDMARLGMALIRDFPQEYRLFSAQSFNFRGRVIRGHNRLMYRYDGMDGIKTGYTNASGFNLVSAVRDGNRRVIGVVLGGRTAKSRDNKMAALLDQHLGRASQSGSGSAMAAAKPLDTVEVATLPGVSLYSEPTRAGKKASAALMAASPAAVVPADRPTEIEVVARSEAKAAAYWQIQISTSPTAEAARRILVEAQSAGGAALLGASPHTDVDGSGSGKRYRSRFIGFPSREAADSACTILKKRSYDCLLLPGRS; this is translated from the coding sequence ATGAAGAACTTGCAATTTGCCTTGGCGGCGATCGTTGCATTCGTCGCTGCCACCGGATCGGCTTTCGCGGGTAGCGCGTCCCTCGTCATCGACGCCCGCAGCGGCAGGGTTCTTTCCGCCGAAAATGCGGATGAGTTGAACTATCCGGCATCGCTGACGAAGATGATGACGCTGTACATGACCTTCGAGGCCTTGCATCGGGGGGAGATCGGTTGGCAGACCCCGGTACCGATGTCGAAGGAAGCGGCGCGCAAGCCGCCGACCAAGCTTGGCCTCAAGCCCGGCGACGCCATCACCGTCGAGCAGGCCGTCTACGGCATGATCGTCCATTCCGCCAATGATGCCGCTGCGGCGATGGCGGAGAAACTCGGCGGCTCCGAAGCCGCCTTTGCCCAGATGATGACGGCGAAGGCGCGCCGGCTCGGCATGACGCGCACCGTCTTCGTCAACGCATCCGGCCTGCCTGCGAGCCAGCAGGTGACGACGGCGCGCGACATGGCAAGACTCGGCATGGCGCTGATCCGGGACTTTCCGCAGGAGTATCGGCTCTTCTCGGCGCAGAGCTTCAATTTCCGCGGCCGGGTGATCCGGGGCCACAACAGGCTGATGTATCGTTACGACGGCATGGACGGAATCAAGACCGGCTATACCAACGCTTCCGGATTCAATCTGGTCAGCGCCGTCAGAGACGGCAACCGCCGTGTCATCGGCGTCGTGCTCGGCGGACGCACGGCGAAAAGCCGCGACAACAAGATGGCGGCGCTGCTCGATCAACACCTGGGCAGGGCGTCCCAGTCTGGCAGCGGATCGGCGATGGCCGCGGCTAAGCCGCTCGACACGGTCGAGGTCGCGACCTTGCCCGGCGTGTCTCTCTATTCCGAACCCACTCGGGCCGGAAAGAAAGCGAGCGCAGCTCTCATGGCGGCCTCGCCCGCAGCTGTGGTTCCGGCTGATCGGCCAACCGAAATCGAGGTGGTCGCGCGCAGCGAGGCGAAGGCGGCTGCCTACTGGCAGATCCAGATTTCGACGTCACCCACGGCAGAAGCCGCGCGCAGAATTCTCGTCGAGGCACAGTCGGCCGGCGGTGCGGCCCTGCTCGGCGCCTCGCCGCATACGGATGTGGACGGCAGCGGCTCCGGGAAGCGCTACCGCTCCCGCTTCATCGGCTTCCCCAGCCGGGAGGCGGCCGACTCGGCCTGCACCATCCTCAAGAAACGGTCCTACGACTGCCTGCTGCTTCCCGGCCGCAGCTAA
- a CDS encoding energy-coupling factor ABC transporter ATP-binding protein, which produces MDIRFTDCSVRFGERVALHPLTLALDERRIGIIGLNGSGKTTFARLINGLVKPTTGHVLVNGLDTVKDDRDVLAEAGFIFQNPQHQLIMPIVSDDIAFGLKNRGLPTHEISSRTEAVLARFGVSHLARRRVHELSGGETQLVAMASVVVTGPKILILDEPTNQLDLRNRRMVAATIDALDEDTIVITHDLGLVEGVERLLLFHEGRLVADGTPEETIGRYHEVAGC; this is translated from the coding sequence TTGGACATCCGCTTCACCGATTGCTCGGTCCGGTTCGGCGAGCGGGTAGCGCTTCACCCGCTGACGCTTGCCCTCGACGAACGGCGGATCGGCATCATCGGCCTCAACGGTTCCGGCAAGACGACCTTCGCGCGACTGATCAACGGGCTCGTCAAGCCGACGACGGGTCACGTTTTGGTCAATGGCCTCGATACGGTGAAGGATGACAGGGACGTGCTTGCCGAGGCGGGCTTCATTTTCCAGAACCCACAGCACCAGCTGATCATGCCGATCGTTTCGGACGACATCGCCTTCGGGCTCAAGAATCGCGGACTGCCAACGCACGAGATTTCCTCGCGAACGGAGGCGGTGCTGGCCCGCTTCGGCGTCAGCCATCTTGCGAGACGGCGCGTGCATGAGCTTTCGGGCGGGGAAACGCAGCTTGTCGCCATGGCGAGCGTCGTCGTCACCGGACCGAAAATCCTGATCCTTGACGAGCCGACCAACCAGCTCGACCTGCGCAACCGCCGCATGGTCGCGGCAACGATCGATGCGCTCGACGAGGACACGATCGTCATCACCCATGATCTCGGGCTTGTCGAAGGGGTCGAGCGCCTGCTGCTCTTTCACGAAGGTCGCCTCGTTGCCGACGGAACCCCCGAGGAGACAATCGGGCGCTATCACGAGGTGGCCGGATGCTGA
- the pdxH gene encoding pyridoxamine 5'-phosphate oxidase: MTANELTTGDFTEADEPFSLFGTWLKDAEKSEVNDPNAVALATVDPDGLPNVRMVLLKGFDERGFVFYTNFESQKGRELLATRKAAMCFHWKSLRRQVRLRGPVEIVTDEEADEYFRSRPRGSRIGAWASKQSRPLESRFALEKAVAEFTARHAIGEIPRPDYWSGFRIRPTSIEFWHDRPFRLHDRMEFRRPLPEGGWEKLRMYP, from the coding sequence ATGACGGCGAATGAGTTAACAACCGGTGACTTCACGGAGGCAGACGAGCCCTTTTCCCTCTTTGGCACATGGCTGAAGGACGCCGAGAAGAGCGAGGTGAATGACCCCAACGCGGTCGCCCTTGCGACCGTCGATCCCGATGGACTGCCCAATGTCCGCATGGTGCTGCTCAAGGGGTTCGACGAACGCGGCTTTGTCTTTTACACGAATTTCGAGAGTCAGAAAGGCCGCGAATTGCTGGCGACCCGCAAGGCCGCCATGTGTTTCCACTGGAAATCGCTGCGCCGCCAGGTGCGCCTGCGCGGGCCGGTGGAAATCGTCACCGATGAAGAGGCGGACGAATATTTCAGGAGTCGGCCGCGCGGCAGCCGCATCGGCGCCTGGGCCTCGAAGCAGTCCCGACCGCTCGAGAGCCGCTTCGCGCTCGAGAAGGCCGTCGCCGAATTCACCGCCCGTCACGCCATCGGCGAAATCCCGCGTCCGGATTACTGGTCGGGTTTCCGCATCCGGCCGACCTCGATCGAGTTCTGGCATGACCGTCCATTCCGACTGCACGACCGCATGGAGTTCCGCCGCCCCCTCCCGGAAGGAGGGTGGGAAAAGCTTCGGATGTATCCCTGA